A part of Solibacillus sp. FSL H8-0538 genomic DNA contains:
- a CDS encoding glutaredoxin family protein — MKVQFYSRPNCELCVKGLQQLKLVQEDFSFAIDIINIEEDEALHEKFMVMIPVVERDGQIIQYGLLDYPTLLEAFSD, encoded by the coding sequence ATGAAGGTTCAATTTTACAGTAGACCGAATTGTGAGCTATGTGTTAAAGGCTTGCAGCAGCTTAAACTTGTACAAGAGGATTTCTCATTTGCAATCGACATTATTAATATTGAAGAAGACGAAGCGCTACATGAGAAATTCATGGTCATGATTCCTGTTGTGGAGCGAGATGGACAAATCATTCAATATGGTCTACTTGATTATCCCACATTACTTGAGGCGTTTAGCGATTGA